One window of Pyrus communis chromosome 12, drPyrComm1.1, whole genome shotgun sequence genomic DNA carries:
- the LOC137710321 gene encoding monooxygenase 2-like isoform X1 → MATLSLSLVFHNPLVSPYHSKIGSLSGTQSNWFQSPIRTRTRTKPNSCPIIKAQSGARSESIVIVGAGIAGLATALSLHRLGVGSLVLEQAESLRTGGTSLTLFKNGWRVLDAIGVGNHLRTQFLEIQGMVVKTDNGRELRSFKFKEEDESQEVRAVERRILLETLANELPPGAVRFSSKLAKIEKTENGETLLQLVDGTQLYAKIVIGCDGIRSPIATWMGFPEPKYVGHCAFRGLASYPDGQPFEPRLNQIYGKGQRAGFLPISPTKVYWFVCYNRASLGPKITDGPFLKKQVTELVKDWPSDLLNIIDNTPDDTIIGTPLVDRWLWPGISPPASAGRVVLVGDAWHPMTPNLGQGACCALEDAVILARKLAGAIESGPASVEDALSSYGSERWPRIFPLTVRANLVGSLLQWEDPVVCFFRNNVIFPKLVRLGPLLEHTNFDCEPLQTSVV, encoded by the exons ATGGCTACGTTATCTTTGTCCCTAGTGTTTCACAACCCACTTGTTTCACCATACCATTCGAAAATTGGATCACTTTCTGGCACCCAATCCAATTGGTTTCAATCTCCAATCAGAACCAGAACCAGAACGAAACCCAATTCTTGCCCAATCATCAAAGCTCAATCCGGTGCTCGCAGTGAAAGCATTGTCATCGTCGGCGCCGGAATTGCTGGTCTTGCCACTGCACTCTCTCTTCACAG GCTTGGAGTTGGGTCGCTGGTGCTTGAACAAGCAGAGTCACTTCGAACTGGAGGAACATCACTCACCCTTTTCAAAAATGGGTGGCGAGTTTTGGATGCAATTGGAGTTGGAAACCATCTCAGGACTCAGTTTCTTGAAATTCAAGG GATGGTGGTAAAGACCGACAATGGAAGAGAGCTACGGTCTTTCAAGTTCAAAGAGGAAGATGAAAG CCAAGAGGTGCGTGCTGTAGAGAGGAGAATACTGCTGGAGACTCTTGCCAATGAACTACCTCCGGGTGCGGTTCGTTTCTCTTCAAAGCTGGCAAAGAttgaaaaaactgaaaatggaGAAACTTTGTTGCAATTGGTGGATGGTACCCAGCTATATGCAAAG ATAGTAATTGGATGTGATGGAATTCGATCTCCTATAGCTACGTGGATGGGGTTCCCCGAGCCTAAATATGTAGGGCATTGTGCTTTTCGTGGTCTTGCAAGTTACCCCGACGGGCAGCCATTTGAACCAAGGTTGAATCAAATCTATGGAAAGGGACAGCGTGCCGGTTTTCTTCCTATTTCTCCTACGAAAGTCTACTGGTTCGTCTGCTACAACAGAGCATCTCTAG GTCCGAAGATTACTGACGGGCCATTTTTAAAGAAGCAAGTTACCGAACTAGTCAAAGACTGGCCTTCGGACCTATTGAACATCATAGATAATACCCCGGATGACACAATCATTGGAACACCACTCGTAGACCGGTGGCTATGGCCCGGCATCAGCCCTCCGGCTTCAGCAGGAAGAGTTGTGCTGGTAGGAGATGCATGGCATCCAATGACTCCGAATCTTGGGCAAGGTGCTTGTTGTGCTTTGGAAGATGCAGTAATTCTGGCAAGAAAGCTTGCGGGTGCCATCGAGTCAGGACCAGCATCCGTAGAAGATGCTCTCAGCTCGTATGGAAGCGAGAGATGGCCACGCATCTTTCCGCTGACTGTACGTGCAAATCTTGTAGGGTCACTCCTACAGTGGGAGGACCCTGTTGTGTGTTTTTTTCGGAACAATGTCATCTTTCCCAAGCTTGTTAGGTTAGGACCATTGTTGGAGCACACAAATTTCGACTGTGAGCCTCTACAAACTTCAGTTGTGTAA
- the LOC137710321 gene encoding monooxygenase 2-like isoform X2, with product MVVKTDNGRELRSFKFKEEDESQEVRAVERRILLETLANELPPGAVRFSSKLAKIEKTENGETLLQLVDGTQLYAKIVIGCDGIRSPIATWMGFPEPKYVGHCAFRGLASYPDGQPFEPRLNQIYGKGQRAGFLPISPTKVYWFVCYNRASLGPKITDGPFLKKQVTELVKDWPSDLLNIIDNTPDDTIIGTPLVDRWLWPGISPPASAGRVVLVGDAWHPMTPNLGQGACCALEDAVILARKLAGAIESGPASVEDALSSYGSERWPRIFPLTVRANLVGSLLQWEDPVVCFFRNNVIFPKLVRLGPLLEHTNFDCEPLQTSVV from the exons ATGGTGGTAAAGACCGACAATGGAAGAGAGCTACGGTCTTTCAAGTTCAAAGAGGAAGATGAAAG CCAAGAGGTGCGTGCTGTAGAGAGGAGAATACTGCTGGAGACTCTTGCCAATGAACTACCTCCGGGTGCGGTTCGTTTCTCTTCAAAGCTGGCAAAGAttgaaaaaactgaaaatggaGAAACTTTGTTGCAATTGGTGGATGGTACCCAGCTATATGCAAAG ATAGTAATTGGATGTGATGGAATTCGATCTCCTATAGCTACGTGGATGGGGTTCCCCGAGCCTAAATATGTAGGGCATTGTGCTTTTCGTGGTCTTGCAAGTTACCCCGACGGGCAGCCATTTGAACCAAGGTTGAATCAAATCTATGGAAAGGGACAGCGTGCCGGTTTTCTTCCTATTTCTCCTACGAAAGTCTACTGGTTCGTCTGCTACAACAGAGCATCTCTAG GTCCGAAGATTACTGACGGGCCATTTTTAAAGAAGCAAGTTACCGAACTAGTCAAAGACTGGCCTTCGGACCTATTGAACATCATAGATAATACCCCGGATGACACAATCATTGGAACACCACTCGTAGACCGGTGGCTATGGCCCGGCATCAGCCCTCCGGCTTCAGCAGGAAGAGTTGTGCTGGTAGGAGATGCATGGCATCCAATGACTCCGAATCTTGGGCAAGGTGCTTGTTGTGCTTTGGAAGATGCAGTAATTCTGGCAAGAAAGCTTGCGGGTGCCATCGAGTCAGGACCAGCATCCGTAGAAGATGCTCTCAGCTCGTATGGAAGCGAGAGATGGCCACGCATCTTTCCGCTGACTGTACGTGCAAATCTTGTAGGGTCACTCCTACAGTGGGAGGACCCTGTTGTGTGTTTTTTTCGGAACAATGTCATCTTTCCCAAGCTTGTTAGGTTAGGACCATTGTTGGAGCACACAAATTTCGACTGTGAGCCTCTACAAACTTCAGTTGTGTAA